A section of the Lampris incognitus isolate fLamInc1 chromosome 8, fLamInc1.hap2, whole genome shotgun sequence genome encodes:
- the ubtd2 gene encoding ubiquitin domain-containing protein 2, with the protein MGGCVGSHHDSSGSLNENSDGTGVALGRNQPLKRERPKWKSDYPMTEGQLRSKRDEFWDTAPAFEGRKEIWDALRAAASAFESNDHLLAQAILDGASITLPHGALTECYDELGNRYQLPVYCLTPPVNMIEERSDEPDLSDPDSGAADPSSGSTGDPGCGGECQLRLRLSTGRDLRLAVRSTDTVGVMKRRLQAQEGVSAATQRWFFSGRPLTDRLRLDQLNISRDYVVQVILSQPPPPLPQLSTPGHTQGAAGPATGEGVPPLPQEPTPVEN; encoded by the exons ATGGGTGGCTGTGTCGGGAGCCACCACGATTCCTCAGGCAGCTTAAATGAGAACTCAGACGGCACCGGAG tGGCTCTAGGGCGTAACCAGCCCCTGAAGCGAGAGCGGCCTAAATGGAAGAGTGACTACCCTATGACTGAAGGCCAGCTGCGCAGCAAGAGAGATGAGTTCTGGGATACGGCACCAGCATTTGAGGGCCGGAAGGAGATCTGGGATGCATTGCGGGCCGCAGCCAGCGCCTTCGAGAGCAACGACCACCTGCTGGCCCAGGCGATCCTTGATGGGGCCAGCATCACACTGCCCCATG GAGCGTTGACTGAATGCTACGATGAACTGGGGAACCGTTACCAGCTGCCAGTCTACTGCCTGACTCCTCCCGTCAACATGATCGAGGAGCGCTCCGACGAACCTGACCTCTCCGACCCAGACTCCGGGGCAGCGGACCCGTCCTCGGGCAGCACCGGCGACCCTGGCTGCGGTGGGGAGTGCCAGTTACGGCTGCGGCTCTCCACGGGCCGTGACCTCCGGCTGGCCGTCCGCTCCACGGACACGGTGGGCGTGATGAAGCGCCGTCTTCAGGCGCAGGAGGGAGTGTCCGCCGCAACGCAGCGCTGGTTCTTCTCTGGTCGACCATTGACGGACCGGCTTCGCCTAGACCAGCTCAACATCTCCAGAGACTACgtagtgcaggtcatcctcagccAGCCACCACCACCGCTGCCGCAGCTGTCGACTCCAGGGCACACGCAGGGAGCCGCAGGGCCTGCAACTGGGGAGGGAGTGCCCCCACTGCCTCAAGAGCCCACGCCGGTGGAGAACTAG